A stretch of the Thermofilum adornatum genome encodes the following:
- the cas4 gene encoding CRISPR-associated protein Cas4 — protein sequence MSVGYFSKRDLYASLRRFHRARSQDPVEEEYRGWNWDKPPLRPRAYLGLGVSEVAYRYCPTMRDVYLRRMGVEGEKNQWLANGELVHRVFQMVSEEVRRELALGRSG from the coding sequence ATGAGTGTGGGCTACTTTTCTAAGAGAGACCTGTATGCGAGTTTGAGAAGGTTTCACAGGGCAAGGAGCCAGGACCCTGTAGAAGAGGAGTATAGGGGGTGGAACTGGGACAAGCCTCCTCTTCGCCCCAGGGCGTATCTCGGGCTAGGCGTGAGCGAGGTCGCGTACAGGTATTGTCCAACAATGAGGGATGTCTACCTGAGGAGGATGGGTGTCGAGGGCGAGAAAAACCAGTGGCTGGCTAACGGCGAGCTTGTTCACAGGGTCTTCCAGATGGTTTCCGAAGAGGTCAGGAGGGAGCTTGCCCTTGGCCGGAGCGGATAG
- the cas4a gene encoding type I-A CRISPR-associated protein Cas4/Csa1 → MLGLSRNLRVDALVETGVVIEVKLGKPHENYKRALAGYALALEANYEVPVDYGILLYVSIANGGKVGFSWEPVYISTSLRSEFIDARDEVIDMLVSGKEPPRAEVCPESCPFRGVCG, encoded by the coding sequence ATGCTTGGCTTGTCTAGGAATCTCCGTGTAGACGCCCTTGTCGAGACAGGCGTTGTAATAGAGGTGAAGCTCGGGAAGCCCCATGAAAACTATAAAAGGGCCCTCGCAGGCTATGCATTGGCCCTAGAGGCAAACTACGAGGTTCCAGTAGACTATGGCATTCTCCTCTATGTGTCCATAGCTAACGGCGGGAAGGTCGGTTTCAGTTGGGAGCCTGTCTACATATCGACGAGCCTGAGGAGCGAGTTCATAGATGCTAGGGACGAGGTCATAGACATGCTTGTATCGGGTAAGGAGCCGCCCAGAGCAGAGGTATGCCCCGAGTCTTGTCCCTTTAGGGGCGTGTGTGGATGA
- the cas2 gene encoding CRISPR-associated endonuclease Cas2 yields the protein MVRVVVVYDIHDDEKRLRLAAKLKSIGLSRIQRSAFTGKLDSQRLKDLYRICEYFASDDRDIIHVFTLCGYDWSRRRAFGTYREVEQNVVIF from the coding sequence ATGGTGAGAGTCGTCGTTGTATACGATATCCACGACGACGAAAAGAGGCTTAGACTTGCAGCGAAGCTAAAGAGCATCGGGCTATCAAGGATACAGAGAAGCGCCTTCACTGGCAAGCTTGACTCTCAGAGGCTAAAAGACCTCTACAGGATATGTGAGTACTTTGCCAGCGACGACCGCGACATTATACACGTGTTTACGCTGTGTGGATACGACTGGTCCAGAAGAAGGGCATTTGGGACCTACAGGGAGGTCGAGCAAAATGTGGTCATCTTCTGA
- a CDS encoding HD domain-containing protein has product MCYAYRKPPIEETLHKHSLEVAQCIKNSWEFIGLKRKIWRLYGIDEETAGDLVLIAGLLHDLGKAEKETQEKCKTECTDFPHHYVTSAMIALRIGYNTIDLDLSPDNIEDTLNQLLAGKNTQLEARHIFLALVVLPVLLHHYSQITSEYSVLKPIRPTISIGDECLKQINTLANNAKQFIKTPIASKILDTTAKTLNKNPIDLGVLPNLRNNLLRIGTYKTENILIEATTGILNKCDGQTATKNRKNKHKQKTK; this is encoded by the coding sequence ATGTGCTACGCATATAGAAAACCACCAATAGAAGAAACTCTCCACAAACACTCACTCGAGGTTGCCCAATGCATTAAAAACTCCTGGGAATTCATCGGCCTAAAAAGAAAAATATGGAGGCTCTACGGTATCGACGAGGAAACAGCCGGAGACCTAGTTCTCATAGCAGGCCTCCTCCACGACCTAGGAAAAGCAGAAAAAGAAACACAGGAAAAATGCAAGACAGAGTGCACAGATTTCCCACATCACTATGTAACCTCCGCGATGATAGCCCTCAGGATCGGGTACAACACCATCGACCTCGACCTAAGCCCAGACAACATAGAGGACACCCTCAACCAACTCCTAGCTGGAAAAAATACGCAGCTCGAGGCGAGACATATCTTCCTGGCACTAGTTGTCCTACCAGTACTACTACACCACTACTCACAGATCACAAGCGAATACAGCGTCCTCAAACCAATCCGCCCAACAATATCAATCGGAGACGAATGCCTAAAACAAATCAACACACTTGCAAACAACGCAAAACAATTCATCAAAACCCCCATCGCATCAAAAATCCTAGACACCACGGCAAAAACCCTAAACAAGAACCCAATAGACTTAGGAGTACTACCAAACCTAAGAAACAACCTTCTCCGCATAGGAACATACAAAACAGAGAACATACTAATCGAGGCAACCACAGGAATACTAAACAAATGCGACGGACAAACAGCAACAAAAAACCGAAAGAACAAACACAAACAAAAAACCAAATAA
- the csa3 gene encoding CRISPR-associated CARF protein Csa3, which translates to MESVERRSFVFSLGFHEDFVIRRLSRLAARGGEDIVLFTGSPVVAGTRRAHASLIEYCTRVGLNTPRLVELPLSDSSLAVSRARSVINGLYEPIIADLGGGMRAVIVAVLIALFTSGKVFELYVSSESGEAEELHIPSGIARAFSSLSKEKRDILEFIAKNEYSNADTIAYRLGKSSKTVRNHLADLKKMGLVVSHGRKGGLKLTSWGKAILGLNE; encoded by the coding sequence ATGGAAAGTGTGGAGCGTAGGTCGTTTGTGTTTAGTCTTGGTTTTCACGAGGACTTTGTTATTAGGAGGCTTAGTCGTCTAGCCGCGAGGGGCGGCGAGGACATTGTCTTGTTTACTGGTAGCCCAGTTGTTGCGGGGACTAGGAGGGCTCATGCGAGCCTGATTGAGTACTGTACAAGGGTAGGCTTGAATACGCCTCGACTAGTAGAGTTGCCTCTCTCCGATTCTTCGCTGGCTGTTTCCAGGGCTAGGAGCGTTATTAACGGTCTCTATGAGCCAATCATTGCCGACCTGGGCGGAGGGATGAGGGCTGTCATTGTGGCTGTGCTTATCGCTCTCTTTACATCTGGCAAGGTTTTCGAGCTATACGTGTCGTCTGAGAGCGGGGAGGCCGAAGAGCTCCATATTCCTTCTGGAATTGCCAGGGCTTTTTCGTCCCTGAGCAAAGAGAAAAGGGATATATTGGAATTTATTGCAAAGAACGAGTACTCCAACGCGGATACTATTGCTTATAGGCTCGGCAAGTCCTCTAAGACTGTGAGGAACCACTTGGCTGATCTCAAGAAGATGGGTCTGGTAGTGTCTCATGGGAGGAAGGGCGGGCTGAAGCTGACTAGCTGGGGAAAAGCAATTCTGGGCCTCAACGAGTAA
- a CDS encoding phospholipase D-like domain-containing protein, whose amino-acid sequence MSFKNNCAPEMKEKILSILRESPKSVPEIKKQFPDEVSISQIIKCLLELRRIGLVKAVKDEFFDETRPLTTTLWAVNEDKDLMQKFISSPDVSIILSGALKEDLGKSFESFPSFFDAIGEIILSAERELNIAVPYIDSTFTGLLSNYKAFIRNIPNLRILTEFKKENIGSLQRLKNSLFPNLEYKVIGQYGLIKYGQKTIYTKIRGIHLKMIITENMAMIGSFNMTEVHFLSNYDIAVLFKGEIVNQLLRLFQQIWNLAKQPSVSIHAG is encoded by the coding sequence ATGTCGTTTAAAAATAATTGCGCCCCAGAAATGAAAGAAAAAATTCTTTCAATCTTAAGGGAGAGTCCCAAGAGTGTTCCGGAGATAAAGAAGCAATTCCCAGATGAAGTTAGCATATCCCAGATAATTAAATGTCTATTAGAGCTGCGAAGGATAGGACTTGTAAAGGCAGTAAAAGATGAGTTTTTTGATGAGACACGACCTTTGACAACCACCCTTTGGGCAGTTAATGAGGATAAAGACCTAATGCAAAAGTTTATTTCGAGTCCTGATGTATCCATTATCTTGTCGGGAGCTTTAAAAGAAGACTTAGGAAAATCTTTTGAAAGTTTTCCATCCTTTTTTGACGCCATAGGAGAAATAATATTAAGCGCTGAAAGAGAATTAAATATTGCTGTGCCTTATATCGATTCAACCTTCACAGGTCTTCTCTCAAACTATAAAGCATTTATACGGAATATCCCTAATCTAAGGATATTAACGGAATTCAAAAAAGAGAACATAGGTAGTTTGCAACGCTTAAAGAATTCTCTTTTTCCTAATCTTGAGTATAAAGTGATTGGTCAATATGGTTTAATAAAATATGGTCAAAAAACAATTTATACAAAAATTCGAGGCATTCATTTAAAAATGATTATAACAGAAAACATGGCTATGATAGGAAGCTTCAATATGACAGAAGTCCATTTCTTGTCAAATTATGATATAGCGGTTCTTTTCAAAGGTGAAATAGTTAATCAGTTATTGCGACTTTTCCAACAAATATGGAATCTGGCTAAACAACCCTCTGTGAGCATACATGCTGGATGA
- a CDS encoding DevR family CRISPR-associated autoregulator: MVFVSIGLRLRVEVEALNMVEALGAYTRHRTVSILKKVNKDGSIRYKILTAPAISGQSIANGYMRALVELGNFYKLKVCEECKAYETRGGFTKHGTSKDKDLTHDKIVESCIVEDITGFMVPDLGIRRTSPVMFSYMVPDVESAKAMVESQFHVRYDFSTQQHQPFSIESGTAIYMLMIGIDASRIGKLENGEFTEDRETRLEVAFKGISVLLESSGFGAKKARYLPIEEVVGGIAAISNPIPFSVSPPRVYPGGTNYICDTIARAEKYLDALNQLKEEIHIVYMDKERLDSCTSSKQNVEKADTMTEMLEKALQKTKNLLPKQKRD, encoded by the coding sequence ATGGTATTCGTATCTATTGGTTTAAGGCTTAGAGTCGAAGTAGAAGCTCTTAACATGGTTGAGGCTCTAGGCGCCTATACACGTCATAGAACAGTTTCCATTCTCAAAAAAGTAAATAAGGACGGTAGCATACGTTACAAGATTCTTACTGCTCCCGCAATCTCTGGACAGTCTATCGCCAACGGATATATGAGGGCACTAGTCGAGTTGGGTAATTTTTATAAATTGAAGGTATGTGAGGAATGTAAAGCATACGAGACGCGGGGAGGCTTCACTAAACACGGAACAAGCAAGGACAAAGACTTAACACATGACAAAATAGTGGAAAGCTGTATCGTGGAGGACATTACTGGCTTTATGGTTCCAGACCTTGGTATCCGGAGAACTTCGCCGGTGATGTTCAGTTACATGGTGCCCGATGTAGAGAGTGCTAAAGCCATGGTAGAGTCCCAGTTCCACGTAAGATACGACTTCTCGACCCAGCAACACCAGCCCTTCAGTATAGAGAGCGGAACAGCCATATACATGCTGATGATAGGCATCGATGCGTCAAGGATAGGCAAGCTCGAGAATGGTGAATTTACAGAAGACAGAGAGACGCGTTTAGAGGTGGCATTTAAGGGGATTTCTGTCCTTCTCGAAAGCTCCGGTTTCGGGGCAAAGAAGGCGAGATACCTACCAATAGAAGAAGTGGTCGGGGGCATAGCGGCTATATCAAACCCGATCCCATTCTCTGTTAGTCCGCCGCGTGTCTATCCCGGAGGAACAAATTACATCTGCGATACTATAGCCAGGGCGGAGAAATATTTAGACGCTTTGAATCAATTAAAAGAGGAAATCCATATCGTGTACATGGACAAAGAACGGCTAGACTCATGCACATCGAGCAAACAAAACGTCGAAAAAGCAGATACCATGACTGAGATGCTAGAAAAGGCCCTCCAGAAAACAAAGAACCTTCTGCCAAAGCAAAAAAGAGATTAG
- the cas1 gene encoding CRISPR-associated endonuclease Cas1 — MKTLILKGYGTTLRTRKGLLVVENKDRRQELSPGDIDQVLILSGGVSVTSRAVRLLVSHGVDIVFLDQRGYPVGRIYPPFINKTVQTRRAQYEAYNSQKRWDIVYSFLYAKIKNQAGLLRYFAKSREEPRLREGALEIEMQLDKLPLALGDPQRVINFEAQLARIYWGFVVELVPSDVHFDGRDPEALDPFNVSLNYLYAVLYSDCWKGLVLAGLDPYAGFLHADRSGKESLVYDYSEMFKQVAVDRLLIKMFFSGWRPDIDNGLLSRSSRSALLQGYKDSMQARARTSDGEAATLEQFVKTYAVKLASFVRGEVPGYRGFIAQW; from the coding sequence ATGAAGACCCTGATTCTTAAAGGATACGGAACCACGCTTAGGACAAGAAAAGGCCTCCTAGTCGTGGAGAATAAGGATAGAAGGCAGGAGCTTTCCCCAGGCGACATAGATCAAGTCCTGATTCTGAGTGGAGGAGTCTCCGTGACGTCTAGGGCAGTTAGGTTGCTTGTTTCCCACGGAGTCGACATTGTTTTTCTCGACCAGAGAGGCTACCCTGTCGGGCGCATATATCCACCCTTCATTAACAAGACTGTCCAGACTAGGCGTGCACAATACGAGGCATATAATAGTCAGAAGAGATGGGACATTGTTTACTCATTTCTATACGCGAAGATAAAGAACCAAGCCGGGCTACTGCGCTACTTCGCCAAGAGCAGGGAAGAGCCCCGGTTGAGAGAGGGCGCCCTGGAAATAGAGATGCAACTAGACAAGCTCCCGTTAGCTCTGGGCGACCCGCAGAGAGTCATAAACTTTGAGGCCCAGTTGGCTAGGATATACTGGGGGTTCGTTGTGGAGCTTGTGCCAAGCGACGTCCATTTTGACGGTAGGGATCCCGAGGCGCTTGACCCGTTTAACGTATCATTGAATTATTTGTATGCTGTGCTTTACTCTGACTGCTGGAAAGGCCTCGTCCTAGCCGGGCTAGACCCCTACGCAGGCTTCCTCCACGCTGATAGGAGCGGGAAAGAGAGCCTCGTCTACGACTACAGCGAGATGTTTAAGCAGGTGGCCGTAGACAGGCTACTAATCAAGATGTTTTTCTCGGGCTGGAGGCCCGACATCGACAATGGGCTCCTGTCTAGAAGCTCAAGGAGCGCGCTACTGCAAGGCTACAAGGACAGCATGCAGGCCAGGGCGAGGACGAGTGATGGGGAGGCCGCTACTCTGGAACAGTTCGTCAAGACATATGCCGTCAAGCTTGCGTCATTTGTAAGGGGAGAGGTTCCAGGCTACAGGGGGTTTATAGCTCAATGGTGA
- the cas5a gene encoding type I-A CRISPR-associated protein Cas5a, giving the protein MKYAVLVKLRAPGGITVNYPLAPVPSPHYPLPPPTTLVGALAYPFLRLREAKETVEGSFSPAVKILDMVPYASAGTDGWVRTREVERIFQLMYQKKIRWNDMSLAYSVGARGLSRFADDKLYVLYIVTEKSLIDYAYGIVRIGKKEGIVSVEDVCYEELEKTVKYKEMGTFETFFYFPKDIAVVQRGQVISMPKLVKENFGTTVSPVMEDYIVNNGFEPIIGELKTNGALIKIEDFEIPIPRMLLEGKT; this is encoded by the coding sequence ATGAAATATGCAGTGCTCGTTAAGCTAAGAGCTCCTGGAGGCATCACAGTCAACTATCCACTTGCACCTGTACCATCACCACATTATCCTCTTCCACCCCCTACAACGCTTGTGGGCGCCCTTGCATACCCATTCCTTAGACTCCGAGAAGCAAAAGAGACCGTTGAGGGCTCGTTTTCGCCGGCAGTAAAGATCTTAGACATGGTTCCGTACGCTTCCGCTGGAACAGATGGGTGGGTCCGAACCCGCGAAGTTGAGCGAATTTTCCAATTGATGTATCAGAAAAAGATTAGATGGAACGACATGTCGCTTGCGTATAGCGTAGGGGCACGAGGCTTAAGCCGTTTCGCTGATGACAAACTTTACGTCTTGTACATTGTCACCGAAAAGAGCTTGATAGATTACGCTTACGGTATTGTGAGAATTGGAAAAAAAGAGGGAATTGTAAGCGTCGAAGATGTATGCTACGAGGAACTAGAGAAAACCGTTAAGTACAAGGAAATGGGAACTTTTGAAACCTTCTTTTACTTCCCAAAAGACATAGCAGTTGTACAGAGGGGACAAGTTATATCTATGCCTAAACTTGTCAAAGAAAACTTTGGTACAACTGTTTCACCCGTAATGGAAGATTATATTGTAAATAACGGGTTTGAACCGATTATTGGCGAACTCAAAACGAACGGAGCCCTGATAAAGATAGAAGACTTCGAGATACCCATACCTAGAATGTTACTCGAGGGAAAAACATAA
- a CDS encoding helicase HerA domain-containing protein, translating to MAVWFGVDAVAGEMWLGPVFASGVRRLGVANFGRGLLIGVGERDAGVFEEVAVGAGWRVWRVEPVFPEARFLRIRVPVAVPLRGHVGLVLYRRDATKFYEGLQRAYRYGLPSAFEPYVSSALLYGSVYRGYAVVFGKGSRGLAEKFSRLKAPLLARVSWLDPLYVFTPLDVDIATRGLVSGGYTGEAVGAVEIPVFHGYSLRLREGSDNSLTIIGAPGTGKSSFLDYLLSRLEGWNVLVLDVTGEHRLLERHGYRVLEAGVDLFINPLAMGVDVAYSVILGVIEATWKEKASPIVAYTLYTALQKSGTLLDAYSHVEKLLSSSRQEDERAAAGALIRRLRPMIHPALLGHGDLPRGRTVVDLSPLPEEAKNIFSLSALYLAYFSAVRGGWSGIIVLDEADRLGDTEVANRIADELRKYNVSIWAVGHSLARVARKLADAGTLMVFATNDPDNLETLATVTGWRDAGLLGKLAYGQALVVRRGLQPVIASLYIPAEFRSRSANVNPCLRFEDTARRHGADPLELMKLYVELFPHRHVVPRILEGGAVPRQEFEAFRQKAGKTPRQTLEALAEIYTCLENREKQTSTP from the coding sequence ATGGCGGTGTGGTTTGGTGTTGATGCTGTTGCTGGGGAGATGTGGCTTGGGCCTGTTTTTGCTTCTGGGGTTAGGAGGCTTGGTGTGGCTAATTTTGGTAGGGGCTTGCTGATAGGGGTGGGGGAGAGGGATGCGGGGGTCTTTGAGGAGGTTGCTGTCGGCGCTGGGTGGAGGGTTTGGCGTGTTGAGCCCGTGTTTCCCGAGGCTCGTTTTTTGAGGATTCGTGTGCCTGTTGCTGTGCCTCTTAGGGGCCACGTGGGCCTCGTGCTGTATAGGCGTGACGCTACTAAGTTCTATGAGGGGCTTCAGAGGGCGTATAGGTACGGGTTGCCGAGCGCATTTGAGCCGTATGTTTCGAGCGCCCTGCTGTATGGCTCTGTGTATAGGGGCTACGCGGTGGTCTTTGGGAAGGGTAGCAGGGGGCTGGCCGAGAAGTTTTCGAGGCTGAAGGCGCCCCTGCTTGCCAGGGTTTCGTGGCTTGACCCGCTGTACGTGTTTACGCCGCTGGACGTGGATATTGCTACGCGTGGCCTGGTTTCTGGCGGCTATACTGGCGAGGCTGTCGGGGCAGTGGAGATCCCTGTTTTTCACGGCTACAGCCTGAGGCTTCGGGAGGGCTCGGACAACAGCCTCACGATTATCGGGGCTCCAGGGACTGGGAAGAGTAGCTTCCTGGACTACCTGCTGAGCAGGCTCGAGGGCTGGAACGTGCTCGTCTTGGACGTCACGGGCGAGCACAGGCTCCTCGAGAGGCACGGCTACAGGGTCCTCGAGGCAGGGGTAGACCTCTTCATCAACCCCCTCGCTATGGGCGTAGACGTCGCCTACTCTGTCATATTGGGCGTCATAGAGGCAACGTGGAAGGAAAAGGCTTCGCCAATAGTCGCCTACACGCTCTACACGGCTCTCCAGAAGAGCGGGACACTCTTGGACGCCTACAGCCACGTCGAGAAGCTGCTGTCCTCTTCCAGGCAGGAGGACGAGCGGGCGGCCGCGGGCGCCCTCATCAGGAGGCTTAGGCCCATGATCCACCCAGCCCTCCTCGGCCACGGCGACCTGCCCAGGGGGAGGACAGTGGTCGACCTCAGCCCGCTGCCAGAGGAGGCGAAGAACATCTTCAGCCTATCGGCGCTCTACCTGGCATACTTCTCCGCCGTGAGGGGAGGCTGGAGCGGGATAATCGTCCTAGACGAGGCAGACAGGCTGGGAGACACAGAGGTCGCAAACAGGATAGCAGACGAGCTCAGAAAGTACAACGTCTCGATATGGGCCGTTGGCCACAGCCTCGCCAGAGTAGCCAGGAAGCTCGCGGACGCAGGCACACTCATGGTCTTCGCGACAAACGACCCAGACAACCTCGAGACACTGGCCACAGTCACGGGCTGGAGGGACGCCGGCCTCCTCGGAAAGCTCGCCTACGGCCAGGCACTAGTAGTCAGGAGGGGGCTCCAGCCCGTCATAGCGAGCCTCTACATACCCGCAGAGTTCAGGAGCCGCAGCGCAAACGTTAACCCGTGCCTCAGGTTCGAGGACACTGCTAGGCGCCACGGCGCCGACCCCCTAGAGCTCATGAAGCTATACGTCGAGCTCTTCCCACATAGACACGTCGTCCCCAGGATCCTCGAGGGCGGAGCCGTGCCACGCCAAGAATTCGAAGCATTCAGGCAAAAAGCAGGCAAAACACCCAGACAAACACTAGAAGCATTGGCAGAGATCTACACATGCCTAGAAAACAGAGAAAAACAGACAAGCACGCCCTAG
- the cas4 gene encoding CRISPR-associated protein Cas4 codes for MWSSSDYITPLDIKQYVYCPMIPWLIHNFHVREPETYSMENARQVRVLRLQSIQTLVLEPPVRVEFPMRSPELRLRGTADIVSGSKQVTVVEVKAYKRHEFNHFKWQLFAYTLLSEKTVGPTKKAILVLGEKTHTYEVTLETLDATRRLVDKTLKVIESEKPPQTSPSAKCSSCWYKRYCPLF; via the coding sequence ATGTGGTCATCTTCTGACTATATTACTCCCCTCGACATAAAACAGTACGTCTACTGTCCAATGATTCCATGGCTGATCCACAATTTCCACGTCAGGGAACCTGAAACCTACAGCATGGAGAATGCAAGACAAGTAAGGGTCCTTAGGCTCCAGAGCATCCAAACCCTAGTACTAGAGCCACCAGTCCGGGTAGAGTTTCCCATGAGAAGCCCAGAACTCAGGCTTAGAGGCACAGCAGACATAGTCAGCGGCTCGAAGCAAGTAACAGTCGTAGAGGTAAAGGCCTACAAGAGACACGAGTTCAACCACTTCAAGTGGCAACTATTCGCGTACACGTTGCTGTCAGAGAAAACTGTAGGCCCGACTAAAAAAGCAATCCTAGTCCTGGGCGAAAAGACACACACATACGAAGTGACCCTGGAAACACTAGACGCGACTAGAAGACTCGTAGACAAGACATTAAAAGTCATTGAGTCCGAGAAGCCTCCACAGACAAGCCCCTCTGCCAAGTGCTCCTCCTGCTGGTACAAGAGATATTGCCCACTATTCTGA
- the cas3 gene encoding CRISPR-associated helicase Cas3', whose product MRPLIEKAAEILKNDANTSKPPRIIIEAPTAYGKSTAAPLMARILIESGWCHSFIHSLPLRAIVEDVYLCLMINAFSSSEALRNYCRKSGTVLREVKESLSAVNIGIKDIAYQMGEHLLSNQESDELVEVKDVLKKEPLFDARYVITTLDSLAYNAFRVPVTEIFSYRKHYAIPRTRIFVSATYFDEAHMIYEEKEDEESNLFTTFNELLRMLVAAQTPIIVASATLSENSERHLLETLQEAKIVKLDKTDKSDGHLTLVHDKEFEENVTSIQWFSSLLREDNLKEKVKELIDTGMTVFIARDTIREAIKTFKELKESLELNDDEIVLLHSLMTREDRSRALESIRDEKTRILVATSIVEAGVDISFNALITDASRASSVIQRTGRVCRKIERCKENKAHVFILENKHLDSRIKGLLENAENQQKQICWRLPYDTDSYLGYGPLLRETGIPEINTKLKRSLETLASPLLISSRSIGEIVRNHGYGLVRTFLAEVVVADPELLNGAGRRVNLNKDSFVTSLNKLRLLASRGCIDGLYVALGTREKATLRKISPIEELYRQREEISLDKYFHNLQKTLADPETKYNFVGTVFLLKTNCYEKNLGVKEDVLRI is encoded by the coding sequence TTGAGACCCCTAATCGAAAAAGCAGCTGAGATCTTAAAAAATGATGCTAACACCTCTAAACCGCCGAGAATAATTATTGAGGCGCCAACCGCTTATGGCAAAAGCACCGCAGCACCACTGATGGCTAGGATCCTCATTGAGAGTGGCTGGTGCCACAGTTTTATACATTCTTTACCGCTTAGAGCCATAGTAGAAGACGTTTATCTCTGTCTCATGATAAACGCTTTCTCGTCGAGTGAAGCCCTGAGAAACTATTGTAGGAAAAGTGGAACTGTTCTCAGAGAAGTTAAAGAGTCGCTTTCAGCCGTCAATATCGGCATCAAAGACATAGCTTACCAAATGGGTGAACACCTGCTTTCAAACCAGGAAAGCGATGAACTCGTAGAAGTGAAAGACGTCCTGAAAAAAGAACCACTATTCGATGCTAGATACGTCATAACTACACTCGACTCTCTTGCATATAACGCCTTCCGTGTCCCAGTTACAGAGATTTTTAGCTACAGGAAACACTATGCTATCCCCAGAACTAGGATTTTCGTAAGTGCAACATATTTCGACGAGGCACACATGATCTACGAGGAGAAGGAAGACGAAGAAAGCAACCTATTCACAACATTTAACGAGCTTCTCAGGATGCTGGTAGCAGCCCAAACACCAATTATTGTTGCAAGCGCCACACTCAGTGAAAACTCGGAGCGACACCTTCTAGAAACCCTACAAGAAGCAAAAATTGTAAAGCTTGACAAGACCGATAAAAGCGACGGGCACCTGACTCTTGTCCACGACAAAGAATTCGAAGAAAACGTTACATCTATCCAATGGTTCTCTAGTCTTCTCCGAGAGGATAACCTAAAAGAAAAAGTCAAGGAACTCATCGATACAGGAATGACTGTTTTTATAGCACGGGATACAATAAGAGAAGCAATAAAAACCTTCAAAGAACTAAAAGAATCGCTTGAGCTAAATGATGATGAAATAGTACTTTTACATAGCCTCATGACCAGGGAAGATAGAAGCAGAGCCCTAGAAAGCATCCGAGACGAAAAGACGAGGATACTCGTAGCTACAAGCATCGTGGAGGCAGGCGTAGACATAAGTTTCAATGCATTAATTACAGATGCCAGCAGAGCCTCCTCTGTAATCCAGAGAACAGGCCGAGTATGCAGAAAAATTGAAAGATGCAAGGAAAACAAAGCACATGTCTTTATCCTCGAAAACAAGCACCTCGATTCAAGGATCAAAGGGCTCCTTGAAAATGCAGAAAACCAGCAAAAACAGATATGCTGGAGACTGCCCTACGACACAGACAGTTATCTGGGCTACGGGCCGCTCCTACGGGAAACAGGTATCCCAGAAATAAACACGAAGCTGAAAAGGAGCCTGGAGACCCTAGCCTCTCCTCTCCTCATCTCCAGCAGATCCATCGGAGAAATTGTGAGAAACCATGGATACGGGCTGGTGCGGACATTTCTTGCAGAAGTCGTTGTTGCGGATCCAGAGCTTCTCAACGGAGCTGGCAGAAGAGTAAATCTAAACAAGGATAGCTTTGTAACCTCTCTAAACAAGCTCAGGCTTCTAGCTTCTAGGGGCTGCATAGACGGTCTGTATGTGGCGCTGGGGACACGGGAAAAAGCTACACTTAGGAAGATATCTCCAATAGAAGAGCTATACCGGCAAAGAGAAGAAATCAGCCTCGACAAATACTTCCATAACCTCCAAAAAACACTAGCCGACCCAGAAACAAAATACAACTTTGTTGGAACAGTCTTCCTGCTTAAAACTAACTGTTACGAGAAAAACCTAGGGGTAAAAGAAGATGTGCTACGCATATAG